The DNA window TTTCATCTGCTTTACTTCTATAATTTTTTGATTTTTCTTTGCTTTTTTTTCTTTTTTTGCAAGCTCATATTTGTATTTTCCATAATCCATTATTTTAGCTACTGGTGGTTTGGCATTTGGAGCAACTAAAATGAGATCCATTTTTTGAGAATAAGCAAGTTCTAGAGCTTTATCAGTTGACATTATCCCAAGTTGTTTTCCATCTTGACCTACTACCCTAACCTCTGAAGCCCGAATTTCCTCATTTTTAATAATTTTGTCGATAATACATCCCTCCTAAAAAAATATCGGCGAGCATAACGCCCGCCGATAATTATTATAAACTAGAAACTTTGTGCCTTTATATTACAACGACTTACCCCTTTGCTTTCCGCTTGGGGTGGGAAGCGGGCGCTTCCTCTTTACTACAACCTGGTGGGCCGTGTGGGACTCGAACCCACAGCCCCCTGATTAAGAGTCAGGTGCTCTACCTGTTGAGCTAACGGCCCATACTTTGTGGTGCCCCAGGGAGGAATCGAACCCCCATTTGCGGATTAGGAATCCGCCGTTCTATCCGTTGAACTACTGGGGCCTCTGGCAGCCCCACGGGGAATCGAACCCCGACCTTCGGACTGAGAATCCGATGGACTAGCCGTTATCCTATGGGGCCACACTTAAATATAATAACATAAAAGATGTGATTGTCAATACTTTTAGGTAGTCTAGTTCATGATTTTAAATTATTTCCTGTATTTGAAGTGTATTTGTTGTTCCGGGTTTCCCCCATGGAATACCTGCGGTAATTATAACTTTGTCTCCTTTTTTTGCAAATCCTAATTCTTTTGCTTTTTTCATAACTTCATTTATCATTTCATCTGTGGAGAGTGTTTGATTTATCAATACAGGAATAACACCCCATACTAGGCTTAACTTATACAGTGTAGAAATATTTGGAGTAGCAGCCATTATTGGTACGTTCGGTTTCAATCTTGCTACGTTAATTGCTGTTCTTCCTGTACCGGTTGCTGTTATTATCAATTTTGCGTTTATATCCTTTGAAAGATTATAGACTGCATGGGAAATAGCTGTTTCTGGATCTTCTGATATGTAATAACTTCTTATCCATTCTAATTCAATTGATTCATAGTTGAGAAGAAACTTTTCAGTATTTATTGCAACTTCGTTCATAACCTTAACCGCTTCTATGGGGTAATCGCCTATTGATGTTTCAGCTGAAAGCATTATAGCATCTGTGCCATCAAGAATTGCGTTGGCTATATCTGAAACTTCTGCTCTTGTAGGTGTTGAATTTTTAATCATACTTTCTAACATTTGTGTTGCAGTGATAACAGGTTTAGCATACCTATTAGCGGTTTCTATGATTTGTTTTTGAACAATGGGGACTTTTGAAAGAGGAATTTCAACACCTAGATCTCCTCTTGCAACCATTACTCCATCTGCTTCATGGATTATTTCATCAAGGTAATCTAATGCCTGTGCAGTTTCTATTTTTGCAATTACAGGTATTCCGTTACTAAGTGATTTAGCAAGTTTTACATCCTCAGGTTTTCTAACAAATGAAAGTGCTATGAAATCTATATTTTCCTCAATTGCAAGTTTTATGAATTCTTTATCTTTCTCTGTAATTGCCGAAATTGAGAGATCTACCCCTGGAAGGTTGACACCTCTATGATGTGTTATTCTTCCGCCTCTAATTACTTTTGTTTTTACAATATTATCATTTGTTTCAAGTACTTCAAGTTCTATTGCACCATCATTTATCAAAACTTTATCTCCTTTTTTTACTTCAAATGGAAATCTAACGTAATTAACTGAAAGTAACTTTTCATCGCCAAGCACATCATCTGTTGTTATATCAACTATGCTATTTTCTTTTAGTGTTATGTATTCTTCTTTAAGTTTCCCAGTTCTAATCTTTGGACCAGATAAGTCTATTAAAATTGCAAAAACTGCGTTTAACTTTTCTCGTAGTTTTTTTAATCTTTTAATTCTTTCTTTATGTACTTCTAACGTATCGTGGGAAGAATTTAGTCTAAATACGTTAACTCCGGTTTTGATAAGTTTTTCAAGCATTTTTTCTGATTCAGTGGCGGGACCTATTGTGGATACTATTCTTGTTTTTCTCATATAAAACACTCCTTTCAAAGAATAAATTAATTATTGAAAAAATAATAATTGAAATGAATAGTGTAAACAGTTCTCTATAGACATTAATAAACAAAGGTGCTCTAATATGACAGAAAGTATTAAATGTGGATAATAAAGCAATGCTTCCAAATATTTGAAAGAATTTTCTGAAGAAAATATTTTTAGTATAGGGTGCTAAGAATAAAAGAGGATAAAATATTAGTTCTTTGGTTCTTGGACGAATTATAAATATGTCTTCTATAAATTCTCTTAAATTTCTTTCAAAGTCTGAAACGAATCCGTAATTTCCACTTCTAATTATATAATATATCCCAAAAATAGTGAATATAGGTAATAATATCTTTATATATTTTTTAAACTCTTTATTTTGAGTGTTTATTAGTTCAATCAATAAAATCACTGGAAGGAGGATTAGAGAAAGTTTTACTAATTTGAAAGTTTCAATATTGTTTACATGGTAAAAATCGTACAAGGAAAGATTGGTAAATATTCCTAATGAAAAATAGGAAAAAAATTTCAGAATATTGTTGTTTACCTTTTTAAATACGAATATGGTTCCAATAATACTTACAATTGACACAAAATAATCATATGAAAAGTATAGAATGGGAATGAAAAAAGCAATAAATGGAAAAAGACTGAATACGAAAAGTACAAGTATTACAAGAAAAACATACTTTATATTTTTTGCTTTGACTATATAAGGAGAAGGTTCTGAAGTTGGAAAATAGTTGTTGAATTTTTTTGCAACAGTTTCGGTTAATTTTGTTCTTGGTAGAACTATAAGATCTATACTTCTTTCTACCACTGCACGCCAAAGTCTTTTGAAAAGAGTTTTTTCGTTGTATTTTGTTAGTTCCTCAGGTTTTATATAATGTACGTTTATTACATTAGTTAATTTTTTTGCATAATTTTGAGAAAGTTTGAATGAGGAATTAAATTCGAGTATTCCAAATACTTTATCTTTTATATCAATATCTACAGTTGTTGCGTCTTTTAATACAACATATTTGGAAAATTTTGTAGGAATGGTTTTTCCATCTGAGAAAAAGACTTCATTTAAGTCTTCAAAAACTATTTTTGTTTTCATGTTTTCTATATCTGGAATTATTCTTATCAAAGACGAAAGTAAGGCAATTATTGTAAAGATAAATAATACCTTATTTAACGA is part of the Thermosipho affectus genome and encodes:
- the infC gene encoding translation initiation factor IF-3; the protein is MIDKIIKNEEIRASEVRVVGQDGKQLGIMSTDKALELAYSQKMDLILVAPNAKPPVAKIMDYGKYKYELAKKEKKAKKNQKIIEVKQMKFRIKIDEHDYQTKVKHIKRFIESGNKVRVVIMFRGRELAFAEKGKEILDRIKEDIKDIAVVEKQPKLEGRDMWMMLKPKN
- the pyk gene encoding pyruvate kinase is translated as MRKTRIVSTIGPATESEKMLEKLIKTGVNVFRLNSSHDTLEVHKERIKRLKKLREKLNAVFAILIDLSGPKIRTGKLKEEYITLKENSIVDITTDDVLGDEKLLSVNYVRFPFEVKKGDKVLINDGAIELEVLETNDNIVKTKVIRGGRITHHRGVNLPGVDLSISAITEKDKEFIKLAIEENIDFIALSFVRKPEDVKLAKSLSNGIPVIAKIETAQALDYLDEIIHEADGVMVARGDLGVEIPLSKVPIVQKQIIETANRYAKPVITATQMLESMIKNSTPTRAEVSDIANAILDGTDAIMLSAETSIGDYPIEAVKVMNEVAINTEKFLLNYESIELEWIRSYYISEDPETAISHAVYNLSKDINAKLIITATGTGRTAINVARLKPNVPIMAATPNISTLYKLSLVWGVIPVLINQTLSTDEMINEVMKKAKELGFAKKGDKVIITAGIPWGKPGTTNTLQIQEII
- a CDS encoding DUF5693 family protein → MKIKILSYTSLNKVLFIFTIIALLSSLIRIIPDIENMKTKIVFEDLNEVFFSDGKTIPTKFSKYVVLKDATTVDIDIKDKVFGILEFNSSFKLSQNYAKKLTNVINVHYIKPEELTKYNEKTLFKRLWRAVVERSIDLIVLPRTKLTETVAKKFNNYFPTSEPSPYIVKAKNIKYVFLVILVLFVFSLFPFIAFFIPILYFSYDYFVSIVSIIGTIFVFKKVNNNILKFFSYFSLGIFTNLSLYDFYHVNNIETFKLVKLSLILLPVILLIELINTQNKEFKKYIKILLPIFTIFGIYYIIRSGNYGFVSDFERNLREFIEDIFIIRPRTKELIFYPLLFLAPYTKNIFFRKFFQIFGSIALLSTFNTFCHIRAPLFINVYRELFTLFISIIIFSIINLFFERSVLYEKNKNSIHNRSRH